In the genome of Pelagibacterium nitratireducens, one region contains:
- a CDS encoding cold-shock protein, whose translation MGAKNISGTGPDSRSVGHDDAHREGTDQDLQNPATDFDVIEVVGTIKWFDAGKGFGFIVPDTGGSDVLLHVTCLRRDGYQTAYEGARIVVEALNRPGGLQAFRIVSMDESTARHPAQMPAARTHVQVEPTSKLERLEVKWFNRVRGFGFLSAGEGHPDIFIHMETLRQFGLTELRPGQFVLARYGDGPKGLMVAEIRPDGWGDAPSSH comes from the coding sequence ATGGGGGCGAAAAACATTTCCGGCACCGGGCCAGACTCAAGGAGTGTGGGCCACGACGATGCTCACCGCGAAGGGACTGACCAGGATCTCCAGAATCCGGCCACTGATTTCGACGTCATAGAAGTCGTCGGGACCATCAAGTGGTTCGATGCTGGCAAGGGCTTTGGCTTTATCGTGCCCGACACCGGCGGTTCTGACGTGCTGCTGCACGTGACCTGCCTGCGGCGCGACGGTTATCAGACGGCCTATGAGGGCGCGCGCATCGTGGTCGAGGCGCTCAATCGCCCCGGCGGCCTTCAGGCCTTCCGCATTGTTTCGATGGACGAATCGACAGCCCGTCATCCCGCGCAAATGCCCGCCGCGCGCACGCATGTGCAGGTCGAGCCGACCTCGAAGCTCGAACGGCTCGAAGTCAAATGGTTCAACAGGGTACGCGGCTTCGGCTTTTTGTCCGCCGGCGAGGGACACCCCGATATTTTTATTCACATGGAAACCCTGCGCCAGTTCGGCCTGACCGAATTGCGCCCCGGCCAGTTTGTGCTCGCCCGCTATGGTGATGGCCCAAAAGGCCTTATGGTTGCCGAAATTCGCCCCGATGGTTGGGGCGACGCTCCGTCTTCTCACTAG
- a CDS encoding ABC transporter ATP-binding protein, producing MQQSVSIRDLSLSFGAVKVLERMDLDVQQGEFLVLLGPSGCGKSTLLNCIAGLLDVSGGQIFISGKNVTWDEPKDRGIGMVFQSYALYPQMTVKKNLTFGLRVAGHKKDDIERRVARAAEMLQIEPLLERKPANLSGGQRQRVAIGRALVRDVDVFLFDEPLSNLDAKLRSDLRVEIKRLHQRLENTMIYVTHDQIEAMTLADRIAIMRDGIIQQLDTPHAIYNNPVNLFVAGFIGSPSMNFINGELSGKTFNADGAPLNMDSYGFAAGNENLKTKAILGVRPEHVVVGEAATTQPVNFDSEIEIVEPMGSDTIAWAKLGKHEFTFRADSELNLKMGQKIKLGFDPARASIFNAENGDRI from the coding sequence ATGCAACAAAGCGTATCGATCAGGGATCTCTCCCTCAGTTTCGGGGCCGTCAAGGTGCTTGAGCGTATGGACCTCGACGTCCAGCAGGGAGAATTTCTTGTACTGCTCGGCCCGTCGGGCTGCGGAAAATCAACCCTGCTCAACTGCATTGCCGGTCTGCTCGACGTCAGTGGCGGACAGATTTTCATCTCCGGCAAGAACGTTACCTGGGACGAGCCCAAGGACCGCGGCATCGGCATGGTGTTTCAGTCCTATGCGCTCTACCCGCAGATGACGGTGAAAAAAAACCTCACATTCGGCCTTCGGGTTGCCGGCCACAAGAAAGACGATATCGAGCGTCGCGTGGCCCGTGCTGCCGAAATGCTCCAGATCGAGCCGCTGCTCGAGCGCAAGCCGGCCAACCTTTCGGGCGGCCAGCGCCAGCGCGTGGCCATCGGGCGGGCCCTGGTGCGCGATGTGGATGTGTTCCTGTTCGACGAGCCGTTGTCCAATCTCGACGCCAAGCTGCGCTCGGACCTGCGCGTGGAAATCAAGCGCCTGCACCAGCGGCTTGAAAACACCATGATCTACGTCACCCACGACCAGATCGAGGCCATGACGCTGGCCGATCGCATCGCCATCATGCGCGACGGAATTATCCAGCAGCTCGACACGCCGCACGCGATCTACAACAATCCGGTCAACCTGTTCGTCGCCGGATTTATCGGCTCACCCTCGATGAATTTCATCAACGGCGAATTGAGCGGCAAGACCTTCAACGCCGATGGCGCGCCTTTGAACATGGACAGCTACGGCTTTGCCGCGGGCAACGAAAATCTCAAGACCAAGGCCATATTGGGGGTTCGTCCCGAACACGTCGTCGTGGGCGAAGCCGCTACCACCCAGCCCGTCAATTTCGACTCCGAAATCGAGATCGTCGAGCCCATGGGGTCCGACACCATCGCGTGGGCCAAGCTCGGAAAGCACGAATTTACCTTCCGGGCCGATAGCGAACTCAATCTCAAAATGGGACAAAAGATAAAGCTTGGCTTTGATCCGGCGCGGGCGTCGATCTTCAATGCCGAAAACGGCGACCGAATTTAG
- a CDS encoding VOC family protein produces the protein MKYLHTMVRVSNIEESLRFYGEGLGLVESHRIENEKGRFTLVFLHAPGDEGAKVELTYNWDPEEYSGGRNFGHLAYRVENIYALCQHLADMGYTIHRPPRDGHMAFVKSPDGISVELLQEGNLDAQEPWASMPNTGTW, from the coding sequence TTGAAATATCTTCACACAATGGTGCGCGTTTCCAACATCGAGGAAAGCCTTCGCTTTTACGGCGAAGGGCTTGGCCTTGTTGAATCCCATCGCATCGAAAATGAAAAAGGGCGCTTCACGCTCGTTTTCCTGCACGCCCCCGGCGACGAGGGCGCCAAGGTCGAGCTGACCTACAACTGGGATCCCGAAGAGTATAGCGGTGGCCGCAATTTCGGGCACCTGGCCTATCGGGTCGAAAACATCTATGCGCTCTGCCAGCATCTGGCCGACATGGGATACACAATCCATCGTCCGCCGCGCGACGGCCACATGGCATTCGTCAAATCCCCCGACGGAATTTCGGTCGAATTGCTCCAGGAGGGCAATCTCGATGCGCAGGAGCCATGGGCTTCGATGCCCAATACCGGAACGTGGTAA
- a CDS encoding sugar phosphate isomerase/epimerase, whose product MRTLKGPAIFLAQFAADAAPFDTLDNICKWAASLGYKGVQIPTWVSGFIDLQKAAESKDYCDELKGIAASHGVEITELSTHLQGQLVAVHPAYDTAFDGFAAPEVRGNPKARQQWAVQQLLWAARASQNMGLTEHGTFSGALAWPYIYPWPQRPAGLVEEAFDELARRWTPILDKFDEAGVDLCYEIHPGEDLHDGISYEMFLDRVNNHPRANLLYDPSHFVLQQLDYLDYIDIYHERIKMFHVKDAEFNPTGRQGVYGGFQSWVDRAGRFRSLGDGQVDFAAIFSKLTAYDFAGWAVLEWECALKHPEDGAREGAEFIASHIIRVTEKAFDDFAGAGTDRAANRKMLGLD is encoded by the coding sequence ATGCGCACTTTGAAGGGCCCGGCGATATTTCTCGCCCAATTCGCCGCAGACGCGGCGCCGTTCGATACGCTCGACAACATCTGCAAATGGGCTGCGAGCCTGGGCTACAAGGGCGTGCAAATCCCGACCTGGGTTTCCGGCTTCATCGACCTGCAAAAAGCAGCCGAATCAAAAGATTACTGCGACGAACTCAAGGGCATCGCCGCCAGCCACGGCGTCGAGATCACTGAACTCTCCACCCATCTGCAGGGCCAGCTGGTCGCGGTTCACCCTGCCTACGATACCGCCTTCGACGGTTTTGCCGCCCCCGAGGTCAGGGGCAATCCCAAAGCACGCCAGCAATGGGCAGTCCAGCAATTGCTCTGGGCGGCCAGGGCCTCACAGAATATGGGGCTGACCGAGCACGGCACCTTCTCGGGCGCTCTGGCCTGGCCCTATATCTACCCCTGGCCCCAGCGCCCCGCCGGGCTCGTCGAAGAAGCCTTTGACGAATTGGCCCGCCGCTGGACGCCGATCCTCGACAAGTTCGACGAGGCCGGGGTCGATCTTTGCTATGAAATCCATCCGGGTGAGGATCTGCACGATGGCATTTCTTACGAAATGTTCCTCGATCGCGTGAACAATCACCCCCGCGCCAACCTGCTCTACGATCCGAGCCACTTCGTGCTCCAGCAGCTCGATTATCTCGACTACATCGACATCTATCACGAGCGGATCAAAATGTTCCACGTCAAGGACGCCGAGTTCAACCCGACGGGCCGTCAGGGCGTTTATGGCGGGTTCCAGTCCTGGGTGGATCGGGCAGGGCGCTTCCGGTCGCTCGGCGATGGCCAGGTCGATTTTGCCGCCATCTTCTCCAAGCTGACCGCCTATGATTTCGCCGGCTGGGCCGTGCTCGAATGGGAATGCGCCCTCAAGCATCCCGAGGACGGCGCGCGCGAAGGCGCCGAATTCATCGCCAGCCACATCATCCGCGTCACCGAAAAAGCCTTCGATGATTTCGCCGGTGCTGGTACCGATCGTGCAGCCAACCGCAAGATGCTCGGTCTCGACTAG
- a CDS encoding sugar ABC transporter permease: MVVTVLVVFVGCTAWTIWYSFTASRLLPNNTFVGLEQYQRLFATSRWNISIRNLLIYGSFSLVFTMVIGFLLAVLMDQKIRFESAFRTIMLYPFALSFIVTGLVWQWIMNPTLGLQGTMRNLGWESFRFDWIAQSDMVIYALLIAGLWQGTGFVMILMLAGLRGIDEEIWKASRVDGIPTWKTYLFVVLPMMRGVMVTAVVIIGSGIVRLYDLVVALTKGGPGIASEVPAKYVYDYMFTAGNIGQGLAASTMMLLTVMIIIIPWAYLEFGGGKKS; this comes from the coding sequence ATGGTCGTGACTGTGCTGGTCGTGTTCGTGGGCTGCACGGCCTGGACGATCTGGTACTCGTTCACCGCATCACGGCTACTGCCAAACAACACGTTTGTCGGGCTGGAACAATATCAGCGTCTTTTCGCGACGTCGCGGTGGAACATTTCCATTCGCAACTTGCTGATCTATGGCAGTTTCTCGCTGGTTTTTACCATGGTGATCGGCTTTCTGCTGGCGGTTCTGATGGACCAGAAAATCCGCTTCGAGAGCGCCTTCCGCACCATCATGCTCTACCCCTTTGCCCTCTCGTTCATTGTGACGGGCCTGGTCTGGCAGTGGATCATGAACCCCACGCTCGGCCTGCAGGGCACCATGCGCAATCTGGGGTGGGAAAGTTTCCGGTTCGACTGGATCGCGCAATCCGACATGGTGATCTATGCGCTCCTGATCGCAGGTCTGTGGCAGGGAACAGGGTTTGTCATGATCCTGATGCTCGCCGGTCTGCGCGGCATCGACGAAGAAATCTGGAAGGCGTCGCGCGTCGACGGCATTCCGACCTGGAAAACCTACCTCTTCGTTGTCTTGCCGATGATGCGCGGCGTTATGGTCACGGCGGTCGTGATTATCGGATCGGGTATCGTGCGCCTTTATGATCTTGTGGTGGCGCTCACCAAAGGTGGCCCCGGTATCGCATCGGAAGTCCCTGCCAAATACGTCTATGACTACATGTTCACAGCGGGCAACATCGGCCAGGGCCTCGCCGCATCGACCATGATGCTTTTGACCGTCATGATCATCATCATTCCATGGGCCTATCTCGAATTCGGCGGGGGGAAGAAATCATGA
- a CDS encoding ABC transporter substrate-binding protein: MKNFTVAASIAVALMSTTAVSAAELEVTHWWTSAGEAASIAEFARIFEEETGHTWVDSALGGSGTGANPVILSRIIGGDPMGATQLNTGREAEELIAAGLMRDLTDIADEVGLREFFVDETLLEPCTYEGRIYCFPINIHSWDWLWLSTAAYEEIGQPVPTNWNEYVESWPALEEAGILPFGLGTGWPIDGVPGVLMAGIGGTDLVLAINRDKNADAVRGPEFREVAEALDNLRSVISADTMVPTFGDVGNQLLAGEAAGNIHGDWLQGDLQIAGGVPGEDYECIPGLGLNDQLSGGGDSFYFPVLPEGTDPEVIEAQTELARIIVSQEAQLAFNLKKGSMPIRTDIDLSQANACMTKAIELLDNGLLPSGEATLTSDTMAQLNDLTKEFIDNDSITVDDYIERYASLIESAD, translated from the coding sequence ATGAAGAATTTCACAGTGGCCGCATCCATTGCGGTCGCCCTGATGTCGACGACCGCCGTATCGGCGGCCGAACTTGAAGTTACCCATTGGTGGACGTCCGCTGGTGAAGCGGCATCGATCGCCGAGTTTGCGCGCATTTTCGAGGAAGAAACCGGCCACACCTGGGTCGACAGCGCACTGGGTGGTTCGGGAACCGGTGCCAACCCCGTTATTCTCAGCCGCATCATTGGTGGCGACCCCATGGGTGCAACCCAGCTCAACACCGGTCGCGAAGCCGAGGAGCTGATCGCGGCTGGCCTGATGCGCGATTTGACCGACATCGCGGACGAAGTCGGGCTGCGGGAGTTTTTCGTGGATGAAACGCTGCTCGAGCCGTGCACCTACGAGGGCCGCATCTACTGCTTCCCGATCAACATTCACTCCTGGGACTGGCTGTGGCTTTCCACGGCTGCCTACGAAGAGATCGGCCAGCCCGTTCCGACCAATTGGAACGAGTATGTGGAGAGCTGGCCAGCCCTCGAGGAAGCTGGAATTCTGCCATTCGGCCTCGGTACCGGTTGGCCGATCGATGGTGTCCCCGGTGTGCTGATGGCCGGTATTGGCGGGACGGATCTGGTTCTCGCAATCAATCGCGACAAGAATGCTGACGCCGTTCGTGGCCCGGAATTCCGGGAAGTTGCTGAAGCGCTCGACAATCTGCGTAGCGTGATCTCGGCCGATACGATGGTCCCGACATTCGGCGACGTGGGCAACCAGCTGCTTGCTGGCGAAGCTGCCGGCAACATCCATGGTGACTGGCTGCAGGGCGATCTGCAGATTGCCGGCGGTGTTCCTGGTGAAGACTATGAGTGCATTCCCGGCCTCGGTCTGAACGACCAGCTGTCGGGTGGTGGCGACTCCTTCTACTTCCCTGTCCTGCCTGAAGGCACTGACCCTGAAGTGATCGAGGCACAGACCGAACTTGCGCGGATCATCGTGTCCCAGGAGGCCCAGCTTGCCTTCAACCTCAAGAAGGGTTCGATGCCGATCCGTACGGATATCGACCTGAGCCAGGCCAATGCCTGCATGACCAAGGCCATCGAATTGCTCGACAATGGTTTGCTGCCCTCCGGTGAAGCCACGTTGACCAGCGATACAATGGCTCAGCTCAACGACCTGACCAAAGAGTTCATCGACAACGACTCGATCACCGTCGATGACTACATCGAGCGCTATGCCAGCCTGATCGAGAGTGCGGACTAA
- a CDS encoding Gfo/Idh/MocA family oxidoreductase — MSKTYGVGILGAGNISAAYLKLAPLFKGIEVRAVADIIPEAAKARADEFNVAAQTPDQLMANSELDVIVNLTIPDVHYTISKEIVSAGKHAYSEKPLVLSLEEGEDLRKAAQKAGKQIGCAPDTFLGGAHQQARALIDEGAIGRVTSGTCHVMSFGLEHWHPNPDFFFKPGAGPILDIGPYYVANLINLIGPVKRVTAFSSTPRERREITSEPRKGQYVTVETPTTIHAVLEFHNGALVTLGASWDVEAHQHSNMEIYGTDGSLYVPDPNFFGGELTLARRDGARDVVEPWKHPLGVANWERPNGPPFANYRTAGLADMMLAIDAGRKPRCSLETTLHGVDVMTSILKSGEIGEAITLTTTCERPDALGPVEAQALLV, encoded by the coding sequence ATGAGCAAGACATACGGCGTCGGTATTCTGGGTGCCGGCAATATTTCAGCGGCCTATCTCAAGCTCGCGCCCCTGTTCAAGGGCATCGAGGTGAGGGCGGTTGCAGACATAATTCCCGAGGCTGCAAAGGCGCGCGCCGATGAGTTCAACGTCGCGGCCCAGACGCCCGATCAACTCATGGCCAATTCCGAACTCGACGTTATCGTCAATCTGACGATTCCCGATGTGCACTACACAATATCGAAAGAGATCGTCTCGGCCGGCAAGCACGCCTATTCCGAAAAGCCTCTGGTCCTTTCCCTCGAGGAAGGCGAGGATTTGCGCAAAGCTGCACAGAAGGCCGGAAAGCAGATCGGCTGCGCGCCGGACACGTTCCTCGGCGGTGCCCATCAGCAGGCCCGCGCCCTGATCGATGAAGGGGCCATTGGCCGGGTGACGTCGGGGACATGCCACGTCATGAGCTTCGGCCTTGAGCACTGGCACCCCAATCCCGACTTCTTCTTCAAGCCGGGCGCGGGGCCGATCCTCGATATCGGACCCTATTACGTCGCCAATCTCATCAATCTGATCGGACCAGTCAAACGGGTGACGGCCTTTTCGTCGACCCCGCGCGAGCGCCGCGAAATCACCAGCGAGCCGCGCAAGGGCCAGTACGTTACCGTCGAAACACCGACGACCATTCACGCCGTGCTCGAATTTCACAATGGCGCGCTCGTAACGCTTGGAGCGTCCTGGGACGTCGAGGCGCACCAGCACTCCAACATGGAAATCTACGGCACCGACGGCTCGCTCTATGTGCCCGATCCCAATTTCTTCGGTGGCGAGCTGACCCTGGCCCGCCGCGATGGCGCGCGCGACGTCGTCGAGCCTTGGAAGCACCCGCTCGGTGTCGCCAATTGGGAGCGTCCGAATGGCCCGCCCTTCGCCAACTACCGCACCGCGGGTCTTGCCGACATGATGCTGGCCATCGACGCCGGCCGCAAACCGCGCTGTTCGCTCGAAACCACGCTGCACGGCGTCGACGTCATGACCTCGATCCTTAAGTCGGGCGAGATCGGAGAGGCTATTACGCTCACCACCACGTGTGAGCGCCCCGACGCCCTCGGACCGGTGGAGGCACAGGCGCTTCTGGTCTGA
- a CDS encoding sugar phosphate isomerase/epimerase has translation MTDFSFQLYSARNFPPFSDVFALLSRLGYASVEGFGALYTDPTGLRRDLDASGLTMPTGHIGLDQLRDKPKATELAQTLGLETIFCPFIGQEYWKQSDEKWTELARELGELAKYYRDQGFGFGWHNHHFEFWPLDSGRTPMEILLTEAPELDWEMDVAWVVRGEDDPKSWIDKYADRIVAVHLKDIAPEGEAADEDGWADLGHGTVPWKGLFADLKAKSKAKYFVMEHDNPNDLERFAARSIATAKAL, from the coding sequence GTGACCGATTTTTCGTTTCAGCTCTACAGCGCGCGCAATTTTCCCCCGTTCAGCGACGTTTTCGCGCTGCTTTCACGTCTTGGCTACGCCAGCGTTGAAGGGTTTGGCGCGCTCTATACCGATCCGACCGGGCTGCGCCGCGACCTCGACGCCAGCGGGTTGACCATGCCAACCGGTCATATCGGGCTCGACCAGTTGCGCGACAAGCCCAAAGCCACCGAACTCGCCCAAACGCTGGGCCTGGAGACCATCTTCTGCCCGTTCATCGGACAGGAATATTGGAAACAGTCCGACGAGAAGTGGACCGAACTGGCCCGCGAACTCGGCGAACTCGCCAAATATTACCGCGACCAGGGTTTTGGTTTCGGCTGGCACAACCACCATTTCGAATTCTGGCCGCTCGACAGCGGACGCACGCCCATGGAAATCCTGCTCACCGAAGCGCCCGAACTCGATTGGGAAATGGATGTGGCCTGGGTGGTGCGCGGCGAGGACGATCCCAAGAGCTGGATTGACAAATATGCCGATCGCATCGTCGCCGTCCACTTAAAGGACATTGCGCCCGAGGGTGAGGCCGCCGATGAGGATGGCTGGGCCGATCTCGGCCATGGCACCGTGCCGTGGAAGGGCCTGTTTGCCGATCTCAAAGCCAAGTCCAAGGCGAAATACTTCGTCATGGAACACGACAATCCCAATGATCTCGAACGCTTTGCCGCGCGCTCCATTGCGACGGCAAAAGCTCTCTAG
- a CDS encoding universal stress protein has translation MYKHILIATDGSELSTKGLDQGLKLAKQLGSKVTVVTVTDMWASGALAVAGPATIAEYDESMQAAVKDILEEAARFASESGVDCETRHIANRYPADAIVETAQETGADLIVMASHGRRGFRKMLLGSQTTEVLTASTVPVLVVR, from the coding sequence ATGTATAAGCACATTCTTATCGCAACCGATGGCTCTGAACTGTCCACCAAAGGCCTCGATCAGGGCCTCAAGCTGGCCAAGCAACTGGGCTCGAAGGTTACCGTCGTCACCGTCACCGATATGTGGGCGTCAGGCGCACTGGCCGTCGCCGGGCCGGCAACCATCGCCGAATATGATGAGTCGATGCAGGCGGCGGTGAAGGACATACTGGAGGAAGCGGCCCGGTTTGCATCGGAAAGCGGCGTCGATTGCGAGACACGACATATCGCGAACCGCTATCCCGCCGATGCCATCGTGGAAACCGCCCAGGAGACAGGGGCGGATCTGATCGTCATGGCCTCCCATGGCCGGCGCGGCTTTCGCAAGATGCTGCTGGGCAGCCAGACCACCGAGGTGCTTACGGCAAGCACGGTGCCGGTTCTGGTCGTGCGCTGA
- a CDS encoding DEAD/DEAH box helicase encodes MTQFQALGLDDHLLKAIAGLGFSDPTPIQERAIPLVLEGRDIMGLAQTGTGKTAAFGLPIIQQLLAKTGKPDPKTCKALILAPTRELVNQIAVNLRAFTKGSPIKVNSVVGGMSIGTQIKALALGSDIVVATPGRLLDLVKRQALRLDSARHLVLDEADQMLDLGFIHALREISRLVGQPRQTLLFSATMPKQMNEIAAVYLKDPVRVQVTTPGKTADKVNQSAHFVEPGAKLSLLKQLLSADKDALSLVFARTKHGAEKLSKTLAAAGFASGSIHGNKSQGQRDRTLKSFRGGEIRVLVATDVAARGIDIPGVSHVYNYELPQVAENYVHRIGRTARAGAEGEAVALVSGEEYGLLLDIERLTGLSISTAGGERPLRKTAAPAKKRTQGRNGKPQSKGQGAPKPFDPAKAATQRNRNKQRNKRARQAA; translated from the coding sequence TTGACTCAGTTTCAGGCCCTCGGCCTCGACGACCATCTTCTTAAAGCCATCGCAGGGCTCGGCTTTTCCGATCCGACGCCCATCCAGGAACGCGCAATACCGCTCGTTCTGGAAGGCCGCGATATCATGGGCCTTGCCCAGACCGGCACCGGCAAGACCGCAGCCTTCGGTCTCCCCATCATTCAGCAGCTTCTGGCCAAGACCGGAAAGCCCGATCCCAAAACCTGCAAGGCCCTGATCCTGGCGCCGACCCGTGAACTGGTGAACCAGATCGCTGTCAATCTGCGCGCCTTCACCAAGGGCTCGCCCATCAAGGTCAATTCCGTCGTCGGCGGCATGTCCATCGGAACCCAGATCAAGGCGCTGGCGCTGGGCAGCGACATCGTCGTCGCAACGCCCGGCCGGCTGCTCGATCTCGTCAAGCGTCAGGCGCTTCGTCTCGATTCGGCTCGCCATCTCGTCCTCGACGAAGCCGACCAGATGCTCGATCTGGGCTTCATTCATGCGCTGCGCGAAATTTCGCGCCTTGTCGGTCAGCCGCGTCAGACGCTTCTGTTCTCGGCGACCATGCCCAAGCAGATGAACGAAATCGCCGCCGTCTATCTCAAGGACCCGGTCCGCGTTCAGGTGACCACCCCGGGCAAGACCGCCGACAAGGTGAACCAGAGCGCTCATTTCGTTGAGCCGGGTGCCAAGCTTTCGCTGCTCAAGCAATTGCTTTCGGCAGACAAGGATGCGCTTTCGCTGGTTTTTGCCCGCACCAAGCACGGTGCCGAAAAGCTCTCGAAAACTCTGGCTGCGGCCGGCTTTGCCTCGGGCTCGATCCACGGCAACAAGAGCCAGGGCCAGCGTGATCGCACGCTCAAATCGTTCCGCGGCGGAGAAATCCGTGTGCTGGTGGCGACCGACGTCGCCGCGCGCGGCATCGACATTCCCGGTGTCAGCCACGTCTATAATTACGAGCTGCCCCAGGTCGCCGAAAACTACGTCCATCGCATCGGCCGTACGGCCCGCGCCGGCGCCGAGGGCGAGGCGGTGGCTCTGGTGTCGGGTGAAGAATACGGCCTGCTGCTGGATATCGAGCGCCTGACCGGACTTTCGATCTCGACCGCAGGCGGCGAACGTCCGCTGCGCAAAACGGCAGCTCCGGCCAAAAAGCGCACGCAGGGCCGTAACGGCAAGCCCCAGTCCAAGGGGCAGGGTGCACCCAAGCCCTTCGACCCCGCGAAAGCCGCGACCCAGCGCAACCGCAACAAGCAGCGCAACAAGCGCGCGCGCCAGGCAGCGTAA
- a CDS encoding DUF192 domain-containing protein, which translates to MRAIRNLIMSALMLLVSLSPALAQDSEDLAVIHSGDQSFTFTVEIADTPEETSRGLMFREELAPDAGMLFDFIDERPTSFWMQNTLIPLDMLFIKADGEIVRIHENAIPMDTTPIPSGEPVRFVLEIPGGRSAELGLEAGARLEHARVQTGHQAAE; encoded by the coding sequence ATGCGCGCTATCAGAAATCTCATAATGTCGGCGCTGATGCTGCTCGTCTCGCTTTCTCCGGCCCTCGCGCAGGATAGTGAGGACCTTGCGGTTATTCACTCAGGCGACCAAAGCTTCACCTTTACCGTGGAGATCGCCGACACGCCCGAGGAGACGTCGCGGGGCCTGATGTTCCGCGAGGAACTGGCGCCCGATGCCGGTATGCTGTTCGATTTCATCGATGAGCGGCCGACCAGCTTCTGGATGCAGAACACCCTTATTCCGCTCGATATGCTCTTCATCAAGGCGGACGGCGAAATCGTTCGGATCCATGAGAATGCCATCCCCATGGACACCACGCCGATCCCCTCGGGTGAGCCGGTTCGCTTCGTCCTGGAAATTCCCGGTGGCCGCTCGGCCGAACTGGGTCTGGAAGCGGGAGCGCGGCTTGAACATGCGCGCGTCCAAACCGGGCACCAAGCGGCGGAATAA
- a CDS encoding carbohydrate ABC transporter permease — MSNPAALSGTVATDAVGRQLDTSAPHGPRPKPFFTPRRIIMYSILFVACLYYLFPLYVMIMTSFKTMPEIRFGNIFAPPLEFSGDGWVKAWSTACTGLTCQGLSPGFWNSVKILIPSVIISTSVAAVNGYALVNWKFKGSEIFFAILIFGSFIPYQVMLYPLVMITRDLGIFGTIPAVVLVHTVFGMPILTLLFRNYFASLPVELFKAARVDGAGFWRIFFEIMLPMSLPIIVVALILQVTGIWNDFLFGVVFAGTQNYPMTVQLNNIVNSAQGSPEYNVNMAATMLTGLVPLIVYFVSGRLFVRGVAAGAVKG, encoded by the coding sequence ATGAGCAATCCAGCCGCGCTTTCCGGCACTGTTGCGACGGACGCCGTCGGGCGTCAGCTCGATACCTCAGCGCCCCATGGCCCGCGACCCAAGCCGTTTTTCACGCCCCGCCGGATCATAATGTATTCGATCCTGTTCGTTGCGTGTCTCTACTACCTTTTTCCGCTCTACGTCATGATCATGACCTCGTTCAAGACGATGCCGGAAATCCGGTTCGGCAATATTTTCGCGCCACCGCTGGAGTTTTCCGGCGATGGATGGGTGAAGGCCTGGTCCACGGCGTGTACGGGGCTGACCTGCCAAGGGCTTAGCCCTGGCTTCTGGAACTCTGTGAAAATCCTGATCCCCAGCGTGATCATTTCAACGAGCGTTGCAGCCGTGAATGGATATGCGCTGGTAAACTGGAAGTTCAAAGGCTCCGAAATATTCTTTGCCATCCTGATCTTTGGGTCGTTCATCCCTTATCAGGTGATGCTCTATCCCCTGGTCATGATCACGCGCGATCTCGGCATATTCGGAACGATACCGGCAGTCGTGCTTGTTCACACCGTATTCGGGATGCCCATCCTGACCCTGCTGTTCCGCAACTATTTCGCCTCGCTACCGGTGGAGTTGTTCAAGGCAGCCCGCGTCGACGGGGCAGGGTTCTGGCGGATATTTTTCGAGATCATGCTGCCCATGAGTCTTCCCATCATCGTGGTGGCCCTGATCCTGCAGGTGACCGGCATCTGGAACGACTTCCTGTTCGGCGTTGTCTTCGCGGGAACGCAGAATTACCCCATGACGGTGCAGCTCAACAATATCGTCAATTCGGCGCAGGGCAGCCCCGAATACAACGTCAACATGGCGGCCACGATGCTTACGGGCCTGGTGCCGCTGATCGTCTATTTCGTCTCCGGCAGATTGTTCGTGCGAGGCGTTGCCGCTGGTGCGGTGAAAGGATGA